In Deltaproteobacteria bacterium, a single genomic region encodes these proteins:
- the uraH gene encoding hydroxyisourate hydrolase gives MANTLTTHVLDTSLGRPAAGIAVVLERQQGSEFIEISAATTNDDGRAPELLATGGLLAGVYRLRFATAAYFARDERPCFYPEVAISFEVTRPTEHHHVPLLLSPFGYSTYRGS, from the coding sequence ATGGCCAACACGCTCACCACCCACGTGCTCGACACCTCGCTGGGACGGCCGGCCGCCGGCATTGCGGTCGTGCTCGAGCGCCAGCAAGGCAGCGAGTTCATCGAGATCTCCGCTGCCACCACCAACGACGACGGCCGCGCGCCGGAGCTGCTGGCGACCGGCGGACTGCTGGCCGGCGTGTACCGGCTACGCTTCGCGACCGCCGCGTACTTCGCCCGCGACGAGCGGCCGTGCTTCTACCCCGAGGTCGCGATCAGCTTCGAGGTCACGCGACCGACCGAGCACCACCACGTGCCGCTGCTGCTCAGCCCGTTCGGATACTCGACCTACCGCGGGAGCTGA
- the uraD gene encoding 2-oxo-4-hydroxy-4-carboxy-5-ureidoimidazoline decarboxylase — protein MASAFDGLDDDAAAALLARCCGSRTWVRGMLARRPFADDDALLSAADTVWSAIEPDDVREALAHHPALGEDLAVLRERFANTASWSSSEQAGVGAADEHTLLALRDGNRRYRERFGFTFVMCATGRSAAEMLAALQGRIDNPPARELDVAALEQAAITRLRLHKLAAGPAA, from the coding sequence ATCGCGTCGGCCTTCGACGGCCTCGACGACGACGCCGCGGCAGCGTTGCTCGCGCGCTGCTGTGGCTCGCGCACGTGGGTCCGCGGCATGCTCGCGCGGCGCCCGTTCGCCGACGACGATGCACTCTTGTCCGCCGCCGACACGGTGTGGTCTGCGATCGAACCCGACGATGTGCGGGAGGCGCTCGCCCATCACCCCGCGCTCGGTGAGGACCTCGCGGTGCTGCGCGAGCGGTTCGCCAACACCGCGAGCTGGTCGAGCAGCGAGCAGGCCGGCGTGGGCGCGGCCGACGAGCACACACTGTTGGCGCTGCGCGACGGCAACCGTCGCTACCGCGAGCGCTTCGGCTTCACCTTCGTGATGTGTGCGACCGGTCGCAGCGCCGCCGAGATGCTGGCGGCGCTCCAAGGGCGCATCGACAACCCACCGGCGCGCGAGCTCGACGTCGCCGCACTCGAGCAGGCTGCGATCACGCGCCTGCGCCTGCACAAGCTCGCCGCCGGCCCCGCCGCGTAG
- a CDS encoding PQQ-binding-like beta-propeller repeat protein produces the protein MTSAAGALRWLCLGAWVAVAGGGCARVLPAQGAEHGNLLAHAQDEGATAELDAEAAALPLVVMVERTRVVAVDPIHGRTRWQLPLVVTGHPVASAHHVVLPIRGNQLAVVERASGHVVHTLGLAGEALTGVVIHEPWIVATVLHDRPDVRGEVLAFSTETGEPAWRRRSAAPLGIPDVAGAVVAVPTADQVIALRLRNGREAARVDVAAARRQGLALERVRHAQGMWLVGGGTRWVTVGGGQEDLAPRELLAGHADAFRIGDRIDDGHSDDERLRLWLRWSNVDATPRDAMVLARRTVVAMRLDPQGQPLRARWLHTEDGEVVAAEVTGERVVLAREDGGIVVLSDSDGRELRRIGGGEPIRGALVLGATEVTRRNPRLPDDPRVLAQLERLLLDADPRLLPAQRIAAELLWRHDDIAVRRRVHALAHGELRGDDAEASVALRRHAQDIVEARWGSASPAELRAGLATLQTRPRFGQPRADVTPAIRQALASARPEVVAELAALLLHPGTTTAELVDIVDVISQLDDPGAIEAVLTFVQRYHADAVIAAESEAMQRALTWLLHHHDVRTADGGSVGSVLQAIADDPLSVPVLRTVVVRGLADLRAVERDDATAQAP, from the coding sequence GTGACGTCGGCAGCCGGCGCCCTGCGCTGGCTGTGCTTGGGCGCGTGGGTGGCGGTGGCGGGCGGCGGTTGTGCCCGCGTGCTGCCGGCGCAGGGGGCCGAGCACGGCAACCTCCTCGCGCACGCGCAGGACGAGGGCGCGACCGCGGAACTCGACGCCGAGGCGGCGGCGCTGCCGTTGGTGGTGATGGTCGAGCGCACGCGCGTGGTCGCGGTCGATCCGATCCACGGTCGCACGCGCTGGCAGCTGCCGCTGGTGGTGACGGGTCATCCGGTCGCGAGCGCACACCATGTGGTCCTGCCGATCCGCGGCAACCAACTGGCGGTGGTGGAGCGCGCCAGCGGCCACGTGGTCCACACGCTCGGCCTGGCCGGCGAGGCGCTCACCGGCGTGGTGATCCACGAGCCGTGGATCGTGGCCACGGTCCTGCACGATCGGCCCGACGTACGCGGCGAGGTGCTCGCGTTCTCGACCGAGACCGGTGAGCCGGCGTGGCGGCGCCGTTCGGCGGCGCCGCTGGGCATCCCCGACGTGGCCGGTGCGGTGGTGGCGGTGCCGACCGCCGATCAGGTGATCGCGCTGCGGCTTCGCAACGGTCGCGAGGCGGCGCGCGTCGACGTCGCGGCCGCGCGTCGGCAGGGCCTCGCGCTCGAGCGGGTGCGGCATGCCCAGGGGATGTGGTTGGTGGGCGGCGGCACGCGGTGGGTGACCGTCGGCGGTGGACAAGAGGACCTCGCGCCGCGGGAGCTGCTGGCGGGCCATGCCGACGCGTTCCGCATCGGCGATCGCATCGACGATGGCCACAGCGACGACGAGCGACTACGGCTGTGGTTGCGGTGGTCGAACGTCGACGCGACCCCGCGTGACGCGATGGTGCTCGCGCGTCGTACGGTGGTCGCGATGCGACTGGATCCGCAGGGCCAGCCGCTGCGCGCGCGCTGGCTGCACACCGAGGACGGCGAGGTCGTGGCCGCCGAGGTCACCGGCGAGCGGGTGGTGTTGGCGCGCGAGGACGGCGGCATCGTGGTGCTGTCCGACAGCGACGGTCGCGAGCTGCGGCGCATCGGCGGCGGCGAGCCGATCCGCGGGGCGCTCGTGCTCGGCGCGACCGAGGTCACGCGTCGCAACCCCCGGCTGCCCGACGATCCTCGCGTGCTCGCGCAGCTCGAGCGATTGCTGCTCGACGCCGACCCGCGGCTGCTGCCCGCGCAGCGGATCGCCGCTGAACTGCTGTGGCGGCACGACGACATCGCGGTCCGACGACGGGTCCACGCGCTGGCGCACGGCGAGCTGCGTGGCGACGACGCGGAGGCCAGCGTCGCGCTGCGGCGCCATGCGCAGGACATCGTCGAGGCGCGCTGGGGCAGCGCCTCGCCGGCCGAGCTGCGGGCCGGGCTCGCGACCCTGCAGACGCGACCCCGCTTCGGCCAGCCCCGCGCGGACGTGACGCCCGCGATCCGGCAGGCGCTGGCGTCGGCGCGCCCGGAGGTGGTCGCCGAGCTGGCGGCGCTGCTGCTGCACCCCGGCACCACCACCGCGGAGCTGGTCGACATCGTCGACGTGATCTCCCAGCTCGATGACCCCGGCGCCATCGAGGCCGTGCTCACGTTCGTACAGCGCTATCACGCCGACGCGGTCATCGCCGCGGAGTCGGAGGCGATGCAGCGCGCGCTGACGTGGTTGCTACACCACCACGACGTGCGCACCGCCGACGGCGGCAGCGTGGGTTCGGTGCTGCAGGCGATCGCCGACGATCCGCTGAGTGTGCCGGTGCTGCGCACCGTCGTCGTGCGCGGGCTCGCCGATCTGCGCGCCGTCGAACGCGACGACGCGACGGCTCAGGCGCCATGA
- the alc gene encoding allantoicase — MTAKDLHAATFTGLVNLADEFLGAQALLANDEFFAPKENLLKSGRGVFLPDEYTDRGKLMDGWESRRRRGPGHDWCIIKLGTPGRVRVLDIDTNHFLGNSPPYASVDAIAAAPDADPDVLAREGKWYELLPQSPIRPGSQNIFPISHGESWPRSWTHLRLNIYPDGGVARFRAHGDIEPNWNMSDVDTEVAPRLQPGEVDLAAVRHGGLALACSDMFFGPMNNLLLPGRSQNMGGGWETRRRRGPGFDWIIVRLGAPGEIGLLEVDTNFFKGNFPDCCSLEGIDAPRAPLTELVDASAAWRGVLPETKLQPHTRHFFRDEIVQRGPFTHVRLSIYPDGGISRLRVFGNRVQGSTP; from the coding sequence ATGACCGCCAAGGATCTCCACGCCGCGACCTTCACGGGGCTCGTCAATCTCGCCGACGAGTTCCTCGGCGCGCAGGCATTGCTCGCCAACGACGAGTTCTTCGCGCCCAAGGAGAACCTGCTCAAGTCCGGCCGCGGTGTGTTCCTGCCCGACGAGTACACCGATCGCGGCAAGCTGATGGACGGCTGGGAGTCGCGTCGACGTCGCGGGCCCGGCCACGACTGGTGCATCATCAAGCTCGGCACGCCAGGCCGCGTGCGCGTGCTCGACATCGACACCAACCACTTCCTCGGCAACAGCCCGCCGTATGCGTCGGTCGACGCGATCGCGGCCGCGCCCGACGCCGACCCCGACGTGCTCGCGCGCGAGGGCAAGTGGTACGAGCTGCTGCCGCAGTCGCCGATCCGGCCCGGCTCGCAGAACATCTTCCCCATCAGCCACGGCGAGTCGTGGCCGCGCTCGTGGACGCACCTGCGCCTCAACATCTACCCCGACGGCGGCGTGGCCCGCTTCCGCGCCCACGGCGACATCGAGCCCAACTGGAACATGTCCGACGTCGACACCGAGGTCGCGCCGCGGCTGCAGCCCGGCGAGGTCGATCTCGCGGCGGTGCGCCACGGCGGACTCGCGCTGGCGTGCTCGGACATGTTCTTCGGGCCCATGAACAACCTGCTGTTGCCGGGCCGTTCGCAGAACATGGGCGGTGGCTGGGAGACCCGTCGCCGCCGCGGCCCAGGCTTCGATTGGATCATCGTGCGCCTCGGTGCGCCCGGCGAGATCGGCCTGCTCGAGGTCGACACCAACTTCTTCAAGGGCAACTTCCCCGACTGTTGCTCGCTCGAGGGCATCGATGCCCCGCGTGCACCGCTGACCGAGCTGGTCGACGCCTCGGCGGCGTGGCGCGGGGTGCTGCCCGAGACCAAGCTGCAGCCGCACACGCGCCACTTCTTCCGCGACGAGATCGTCCAGCGGGGGCCGTTCACCCACGTGCGGCTGTCGATCTACCCCGACGGCGGCATCAGCCGCCTGCGTGTGTTCGGCAATCGCGTGCAGGGCTCGACGCCGTGA
- a CDS encoding TetR/AcrR family transcriptional regulator — MATDRNKRDVAQRILEHATKLFARHGFVGASLRDIAKAVGIRKPSLLYHFPSKDELRKGVLDQMLAHWNEAVPRILRAATAGPEQFDAIAVEALAFFREDPDRARLLLRELLDRPDEIAPLVAMRVQPWSKIVCDYIRKGQEQGSVRADVDPEAYVAQVINLVLCGFASHASISRVLAQAEGDDDTSERLLQEMLRVAKSSLFVSKPGKLPVRARPAIAGA, encoded by the coding sequence ATGGCGACCGACCGGAACAAGCGCGACGTGGCGCAGCGCATCCTCGAACACGCGACCAAGCTGTTCGCGCGCCACGGCTTCGTCGGCGCTTCGCTGCGCGACATCGCCAAGGCGGTCGGCATCCGCAAGCCCTCGCTGCTCTACCACTTCCCCTCGAAGGACGAGCTGCGCAAGGGCGTGCTCGACCAGATGCTCGCGCACTGGAACGAGGCCGTGCCTCGCATCTTGCGCGCGGCGACGGCGGGCCCCGAGCAGTTCGATGCGATCGCGGTCGAGGCACTCGCGTTCTTCCGCGAGGACCCCGACCGCGCGCGGCTGTTGCTGCGCGAGCTGCTGGATCGCCCCGACGAGATCGCACCGCTGGTCGCGATGCGGGTGCAGCCGTGGTCCAAGATCGTCTGCGACTACATCCGCAAGGGCCAGGAGCAAGGCAGCGTCCGCGCCGACGTCGACCCCGAGGCCTACGTGGCGCAGGTCATCAACCTCGTGCTGTGCGGCTTCGCGTCGCACGCGAGCATCTCGCGGGTGCTCGCCCAGGCCGAGGGCGACGACGACACCAGCGAGCGACTGCTGCAGGAGATGCTGCGCGTCGCCAAGTCGAGCCTCTTCGTCAGCAAGCCCGGCAAGCTGCCGGTCCGCGCGCGGCCGGCGATCGCCGGCGCCTGA
- a CDS encoding acetyl-CoA C-acyltransferase, whose amino-acid sequence MSETTARNNGPAYSYQPPKGRRAVIVAGLRTPFVKAFAEFLKLDTIALGDACVRSLLEKTEIDRNAIDAIVWGGVILPGLAPNVAREIALDLRLPAHVEGHTVTRACASGLQAITQAAAAIERGECDVAIAGGSDSTSNAELKLPQKVVHALAPLAFGKATPKDYLGVLAQLMPLSEVLPKMPKIAERTTGEVMGESAERMAERNEISREAQDEFAARSHHRAAAGIASGRLRREICKVETPDGKTVTSDTIVRADTSVDKLAKLRPVFAKGGTLTAGNSSALTDGAAAVLLMSEEKARALGYTPLAFFRSWAYRGVDPADQLLMGPALAMPAALAKAGITLADCDLVDMHEAFAAQVLSVLKMLGSDAFAKARLGRDKAVGEVDPARLNVYGGSVALGHPFGATGARMVTTMANELHESRRRFALLGICAAGGLGAAAVLERADS is encoded by the coding sequence ATGTCCGAAACCACCGCCCGCAACAACGGTCCCGCGTACTCCTACCAGCCGCCCAAGGGTCGCCGCGCCGTGATCGTCGCCGGTCTGCGCACGCCTTTCGTGAAGGCGTTCGCGGAGTTCCTCAAGCTCGACACCATCGCGCTCGGTGATGCGTGCGTGCGCAGCCTGCTCGAGAAGACCGAGATCGATCGCAACGCGATCGATGCGATCGTCTGGGGCGGCGTGATCCTGCCGGGCCTCGCGCCCAACGTCGCCCGCGAGATCGCGCTCGACCTGCGTCTGCCGGCCCACGTCGAGGGCCACACCGTCACGCGTGCGTGTGCCTCGGGCCTGCAGGCGATCACCCAGGCGGCGGCGGCGATCGAGCGTGGCGAGTGCGACGTCGCCATTGCCGGCGGCTCCGACTCGACCAGCAACGCCGAGCTCAAGCTGCCGCAGAAGGTCGTGCACGCCCTGGCGCCGCTGGCGTTCGGCAAGGCCACGCCCAAGGACTACCTCGGCGTGCTCGCGCAGCTGATGCCGCTGTCCGAGGTGTTGCCGAAGATGCCCAAGATCGCCGAGCGCACCACCGGCGAGGTGATGGGCGAGTCGGCCGAGCGCATGGCCGAGCGCAACGAGATCAGCCGCGAGGCCCAGGACGAGTTCGCCGCGCGCTCGCATCACCGCGCCGCGGCCGGCATCGCGTCGGGCCGTCTGCGTCGCGAGATCTGCAAGGTCGAGACCCCCGACGGCAAGACCGTCACGTCCGACACCATCGTGCGCGCCGACACCAGCGTCGACAAGCTCGCCAAGCTACGGCCGGTGTTCGCCAAGGGTGGGACCCTGACGGCGGGCAACTCGAGTGCGCTCACCGACGGCGCGGCCGCGGTGTTGCTGATGAGCGAAGAGAAGGCCCGCGCACTCGGCTACACGCCGCTGGCGTTCTTCCGCAGCTGGGCCTACCGCGGGGTCGATCCCGCCGACCAGCTGCTGATGGGCCCGGCACTCGCGATGCCGGCGGCGCTGGCCAAGGCCGGCATCACGCTGGCCGACTGCGACCTCGTCGACATGCACGAGGCCTTCGCCGCGCAGGTGTTGTCGGTGCTCAAGATGCTCGGGAGCGACGCGTTCGCCAAGGCTCGACTCGGTCGCGACAAGGCGGTCGGCGAGGTCGATCCCGCACGCCTGAACGTCTACGGCGGCTCGGTTGCTCTCGGTCACCCCTTCGGTGCCACCGGGGCCCGCATGGTCACGACGATGGCCAACGAGCTGCACGAGTCGCGACGTCGCTTCGCGCTGTTGGGCATCTGCGCGGCGGGTGGCCTCGGCGCCGCGGCCGTGCTCGAGCGCGCCGACAGCTGA
- a CDS encoding phosphoenolpyruvate kinase, giving the protein MPEPMDPLLQRLQGANAEFNRHFAGASLRPQPVHTLYWGAHLLRPDSWRRLGESARDAFARWADSPPQLARALGFPGADALPRDRQGVDAMSLRFADDPEALARELPDTWLAWAVHARVRGRLATAPIEDLRIDFEDGYGIRPDAEEDGDARAAANALASALADGSASACSGIRIKPLTDPCMRRSIATLERFVGTLVDRHGAVPAGFRITLPKVQHVTHVEVACELLARCERALGLPELSLPLEFMVEVTQVLFDRHGRFQLPACIRAGGERLIAVALGVYDFTASAGITAAWQAIDHPICDVARGFMTLACGGTAVQVCDGSTNVLPVEPDPGASSDDGQRRNREAIWRAWRLMHDHVRRSLVGGYVQGWDLHPAQVPVRWAANYRFFLESLPAASERLRSYLQRATAATDGAAVLDDAATGAALLGFLQRARACGAIDDAALTRAGLAPEEHGLRSFPELLARRRRARDERAAG; this is encoded by the coding sequence ATGCCCGAGCCCATGGACCCGCTGCTGCAGCGACTGCAGGGCGCCAACGCCGAGTTCAACCGACACTTCGCGGGCGCGAGCCTGCGGCCCCAGCCGGTGCACACGCTCTACTGGGGGGCCCACCTGCTGCGTCCCGACAGCTGGCGTCGGCTCGGCGAGTCGGCCCGCGACGCGTTCGCGCGGTGGGCAGATTCGCCACCCCAGCTGGCGCGCGCGCTGGGCTTCCCCGGCGCCGACGCGCTGCCGCGTGACCGTCAAGGCGTCGATGCGATGTCGCTGCGCTTCGCCGACGATCCCGAGGCGTTGGCCCGCGAGCTACCCGACACTTGGCTCGCATGGGCCGTGCACGCGCGCGTGCGTGGGCGCCTCGCGACCGCGCCGATCGAAGATCTTCGCATCGACTTCGAGGACGGCTACGGCATCCGCCCCGACGCCGAGGAGGATGGTGACGCCCGTGCGGCCGCCAACGCGCTGGCGTCGGCGCTCGCCGACGGCAGTGCGAGCGCGTGCAGTGGCATCCGCATCAAGCCGCTCACCGATCCCTGCATGCGTCGCTCGATCGCGACGCTCGAGCGCTTCGTCGGCACGCTGGTCGACCGCCACGGCGCGGTGCCGGCGGGCTTTCGCATCACGCTGCCCAAGGTCCAGCACGTCACCCATGTCGAGGTCGCATGCGAGCTGCTGGCTCGCTGCGAGCGCGCGCTCGGGCTGCCGGAGCTGTCGCTGCCGCTCGAGTTCATGGTCGAGGTCACGCAGGTGCTGTTCGACCGGCATGGGCGCTTCCAGCTACCGGCGTGCATCCGCGCCGGCGGCGAGCGGCTGATCGCGGTCGCGCTCGGGGTCTACGACTTCACCGCCTCGGCCGGCATCACCGCGGCGTGGCAGGCGATCGATCATCCGATCTGCGACGTCGCCCGCGGCTTCATGACGCTCGCCTGTGGCGGCACCGCCGTGCAGGTCTGCGACGGCTCCACCAACGTGCTGCCGGTCGAACCCGACCCCGGGGCCAGCTCCGACGATGGCCAGCGTCGCAATCGCGAGGCCATCTGGCGCGCGTGGCGACTGATGCACGATCACGTGCGCCGCTCGCTCGTCGGCGGCTACGTGCAGGGTTGGGATCTCCACCCCGCCCAGGTGCCGGTGCGCTGGGCCGCGAACTATCGCTTCTTCCTCGAGTCACTGCCCGCGGCGAGCGAGCGGCTGCGCAGCTACTTGCAGCGCGCCACGGCGGCGACCGACGGTGCGGCGGTACTCGACGACGCCGCGACGGGTGCGGCGCTGTTGGGCTTCTTGCAGCGCGCCCGCGCCTGCGGGGCCATCGACGACGCCGCACTCACCCGCGCCGGGCTCGCGCCCGAGGAGCACGGGCTGCGCTCGTTCCCCGAGTTGCTGGCCCGCCGTCGTCGCGCCCGCGACGAGCGGGCGGCGGGCTGA
- a CDS encoding acyl-CoA dehydrogenase family protein: protein MANYFDDNDDLQYYFEKGIEWGPLVRATERDLGKDGAGVDAAVAETVDGYRQMAQMVGTFVADEVAPAGIEIDRQEFHLEKGEAVMPKRMAALFEQIKALDLHWLCVPKELGGMNSPLLLYFVNTELFARADVSITAHHSFHGGIALALLIFSIREGSTSFDGSTITDTRFKDAIEEVARGDAWGTMCITEPDAGSDMAAMRTVGEQDEHGNWFVTGQKIFITSGHGKYHFVIARTEKAAAGSEDGPLAGLGGLSFFLVPAWDEDEHGRRHRYVTIDRIEEKLGHHGSCTTALGFDRAPAILLGQRGEGFKYMLTLMNNARLGVGFESIGLCEAAYRMARDYAAQRPSMGKTIDRHEMVADLLDEMRTDIQGIRALAMYGAYHEELATKYELFATRIAGQNELETKQLERRAKRHKANARRVTPLLKYIAAEKAVEMSRRNMQIHGGNGYMQEYGAEKLLRDALVMPVYEGTSQIQSLMAMKDALGAIMKAPQEFVKRLAQARWRSLSARDPLERRVAKLQHTVLDAQQFLVRKTATDKVRSLSDKPLSQWRHAFLEDWNPKRDFAYAMLHAERLTRMMTDAAICEVLLDQARKHPERADVLKRYLVRAEPRCRHLLDEIQTTGAELLARLQHDDRSNAAAAE from the coding sequence GTGGCCAACTACTTCGACGACAACGACGATCTCCAGTACTACTTCGAGAAGGGCATCGAGTGGGGTCCGCTGGTCCGCGCGACCGAGCGCGATCTGGGCAAGGACGGCGCGGGCGTCGACGCAGCGGTAGCCGAGACCGTCGATGGCTACCGGCAGATGGCGCAGATGGTTGGCACCTTCGTGGCCGACGAGGTCGCGCCCGCCGGCATCGAGATCGACCGTCAGGAGTTCCACCTCGAGAAGGGCGAGGCGGTGATGCCCAAGCGCATGGCCGCGCTGTTCGAGCAGATCAAGGCGCTCGACCTGCACTGGCTGTGCGTGCCCAAGGAGCTCGGCGGCATGAACTCGCCGCTGCTGCTCTACTTCGTGAACACCGAGCTGTTCGCGCGCGCCGACGTCTCGATCACCGCCCACCACAGCTTCCACGGCGGCATCGCGCTGGCGCTGCTCATCTTCTCGATCCGCGAGGGCTCGACGAGCTTCGACGGCAGCACCATCACCGATACCCGCTTCAAGGACGCCATCGAAGAGGTCGCGCGGGGCGACGCGTGGGGCACCATGTGCATCACCGAGCCCGACGCCGGCAGCGACATGGCGGCCATGCGGACCGTCGGTGAGCAGGACGAACACGGCAATTGGTTCGTCACCGGCCAGAAGATCTTCATCACCTCGGGCCACGGCAAGTACCACTTCGTCATCGCGCGCACCGAGAAGGCCGCGGCGGGCAGCGAGGACGGTCCGCTCGCGGGCCTCGGCGGGCTGTCGTTCTTCCTGGTGCCGGCGTGGGACGAGGACGAGCACGGCCGCCGCCATCGCTACGTCACCATCGATCGCATCGAGGAGAAGCTCGGTCACCACGGCTCGTGCACGACCGCGCTCGGCTTCGACCGCGCGCCCGCGATCCTCCTCGGCCAGCGCGGCGAGGGCTTCAAGTACATGCTCACGCTCATGAACAACGCGCGCCTGGGCGTCGGCTTCGAGTCGATCGGCCTGTGCGAGGCGGCCTACCGCATGGCCCGCGACTACGCCGCGCAGCGACCGTCGATGGGCAAGACCATCGATCGCCACGAGATGGTCGCCGACCTGCTCGACGAGATGCGCACCGACATCCAGGGCATCCGCGCGCTCGCGATGTACGGCGCGTATCACGAGGAGCTCGCGACCAAGTACGAGCTGTTCGCCACCCGCATCGCCGGCCAGAACGAGCTCGAGACCAAGCAGCTCGAGCGCCGGGCCAAGCGCCACAAGGCCAACGCCCGCCGCGTCACACCGCTGCTCAAGTACATCGCGGCCGAGAAGGCCGTCGAGATGTCGCGCCGCAACATGCAGATCCACGGCGGCAACGGCTACATGCAGGAGTACGGCGCCGAGAAGCTCCTGCGCGACGCGCTGGTGATGCCGGTCTACGAGGGCACCAGCCAGATCCAGTCGCTGATGGCGATGAAGGACGCCCTGGGTGCGATCATGAAGGCGCCGCAGGAGTTCGTGAAGCGCCTGGCCCAAGCGCGCTGGCGCTCGCTGTCGGCCCGCGACCCGCTCGAGCGCCGCGTCGCCAAGCTGCAGCACACGGTGCTCGACGCCCAGCAGTTCCTGGTGCGCAAGACCGCGACCGACAAGGTCCGCTCGCTGTCCGACAAGCCGCTGTCGCAGTGGCGCCACGCGTTCCTCGAGGACTGGAACCCCAAGCGCGACTTCGCCTACGCGATGCTCCACGCCGAGCGACTGACCCGCATGATGACCGACGCGGCCATCTGCGAAGTCCTGCTCGATCAGGCCCGCAAGCACCCCGAGCGCGCCGACGTGCTCAAGCGCTACCTCGTGCGCGCCGAGCCGCGCTGTCGCCACCTGCTCGACGAGATCCAGACCACCGGCGCCGAGCTGCTCGCGCGCCTGCAGCACGACGACCGCAGCAACGCTGCGGCCGCCGAGTGA
- a CDS encoding 3-oxoacyl-ACP reductase, with the protein MSDFLLENQAARKLIQTLGLPVPVPTRLRRAKGPWDERPLHDDDIVVGAAPGGAMTAVLAQTLTMAGASPLLARADLLPAFAEPGEAFGRPAKLVQADALPEGMKVRGLVFDATNLGDPSELVALYEFFHPLVTRLAGCGRAIVIGRPPSSFESAQVAASHAALEGFARSLAKEVGKRGSTAHVVYVERGAEPRAESVLRFLLSARSAFVSGQPITVTNEARAPQSWQWVRGLAGKVAMVTGAARGIGEATAELLAAEGAHVVCLDRPQDDALVAQVARRIGGSVLLADLGTADVATTIVEHLRSEYGGVDIVVHNAGITRDKTLAKMKPEAWQQALDVNLVSVARVTAALLEGPLRDHGRVVCLSSVAGIAGNMGQTNYAASKAGILGYVGKLARHTAARGITVNAIAPGFIETRLTAAIPVMIREAGRRLSNLGQGGLPRDVGEAISFLVSPGAHGVNGQVLRVCGGALIGR; encoded by the coding sequence ATGAGCGACTTCCTGCTCGAGAACCAAGCCGCCCGCAAGTTGATCCAGACCCTCGGACTGCCGGTCCCGGTGCCCACGCGGCTGCGTCGCGCCAAGGGTCCGTGGGACGAGCGCCCGCTGCACGACGACGACATCGTGGTCGGTGCCGCGCCCGGTGGCGCGATGACGGCCGTGCTGGCGCAGACGTTGACCATGGCTGGCGCGTCACCGCTGCTGGCCCGCGCCGATCTGCTGCCGGCGTTCGCCGAACCCGGCGAGGCCTTCGGTCGCCCCGCCAAGCTCGTGCAGGCCGATGCCCTGCCCGAGGGCATGAAGGTGCGTGGCCTCGTCTTCGATGCCACCAACCTCGGCGACCCCAGCGAGCTGGTGGCGCTCTACGAGTTCTTCCACCCGCTGGTGACGCGCTTGGCCGGCTGCGGTCGCGCGATCGTCATCGGCCGCCCGCCGAGCTCGTTCGAGTCGGCCCAGGTCGCAGCGTCGCACGCCGCGCTCGAGGGCTTCGCGCGCAGCCTCGCCAAGGAAGTCGGCAAGCGCGGCTCGACCGCGCACGTGGTCTACGTCGAGCGCGGCGCGGAGCCCCGCGCCGAGTCGGTGCTGCGGTTCCTGTTGTCGGCGCGCTCGGCCTTCGTGTCGGGACAGCCGATCACCGTGACCAACGAGGCCCGCGCGCCGCAGTCGTGGCAGTGGGTGCGGGGCCTGGCCGGCAAGGTCGCGATGGTCACCGGTGCCGCCCGCGGCATCGGCGAGGCCACCGCGGAGCTTCTCGCGGCCGAGGGCGCCCACGTGGTGTGCCTCGATCGACCGCAGGACGACGCGCTGGTGGCCCAGGTCGCGCGTCGCATCGGCGGCTCGGTGCTGCTGGCCGACCTCGGCACCGCCGACGTCGCCACGACGATCGTCGAGCACCTGCGCAGCGAGTACGGCGGGGTCGACATCGTGGTGCACAACGCCGGCATCACGCGCGACAAGACCCTCGCGAAGATGAAGCCAGAGGCCTGGCAGCAGGCGCTCGACGTGAACCTGGTGTCGGTCGCCCGCGTGACCGCGGCGCTGCTCGAGGGTCCGCTGCGCGACCACGGCCGCGTGGTGTGCCTGTCGTCGGTGGCCGGCATCGCCGGCAACATGGGCCAGACCAACTACGCCGCCAGCAAGGCCGGGATCCTCGGCTATGTCGGCAAGCTCGCGCGCCACACCGCCGCGCGCGGCATTACCGTCAACGCGATCGCGCCGGGCTTCATCGAGACCCGACTCACCGCCGCGATCCCCGTCATGATCCGCGAGGCTGGACGCCGTCTGTCCAACCTCGGTCAGGGTGGCCTGCCGCGCGACGTCGGCGAGGCCATCTCGTTCCTGGTCAGCCCCGGTGCCCACGGGGTCAACGGCCAGGTGCTGCGCGTCTGCGGCGGCGCCCTCATCGGCCGCTAG